The genomic segment GCACGCTCTATCGCGACATCGCCGCGCTGATCACGCAAGGCGCAAAGATCGATGGCTCACCCGGCGTGGGCTATCTGCTTCGCCCCGGATTCCTTCTGCCCCCGCTCATGCTCACGCAGGAGGAGATTGAGGCCCTCGTGCTGGGATCGCGCTGGGTCGAGCAACGCGGCGACCCGGCATTGCAGCAGGCTGCCAAAGACCTTCGCGCCAAAGTGGAATCGATTCTGCCCACCGACTTGCGGCAGGACATGATCTCCTCTGGCTTGATGATCGGCCCGTCGCGCGATAAGCCAATGGCCGATCGCGAACTCGCCCTCATCCGCAAAGCGATCCGCAATGAGAGCAAGCTCGACATGCGCTACGTGGATACTGCCGACGAAGAGACCAGCCGCACAGTCTGGCCGTTCGCTCTCGGCTGGTTCGACCACGCGCTGATTCTCGCGGCGTGGTGCGAGCTGCGCCAGGGCTACCGCCACTTCCGCACCGACCGCATTCGCCAATTCACCGCGCTTGGCGAGCGGTATCCGCGCAGCCGTCGCGCCCTGCTCCAGGAATGGCAGGCCAACCGGGGAATCCCGCTCGAAAAGACGCAACGCAATCCCTCAGCGCAATCCACGCGCACTGCTGACAGAATCTGACACGCCCCGGCTCTAGCCTTCGTGTGTGGCCGCAGAAAGCGGCGAAATCTGAAACACGAAGGAGATTCCCCAATGGCAACCCCCAACTTCATCATGCTCTACGTTGCCGACGCGAAGAGTAGCGCCGACTTCTACCAGACCATCCTCGGCCGCAAGCCTGTCCAGTATTCAGAGGGCTACTCGATGTTCGTGCTCGACAACGGCTTCAGGCTGGGATTGTGGAAGCGCGGAACGATCGACCCGCCGGCGGAAATCTCGGCAGGCTCTGGCGAACTCGTCTTCGAGGAAACCAGCGATGCCGCGGTAGACGAGCGCTTTGCCGAGTGGACCGGGCAGGGAACTGTAGTCGCCCAGAAGCCCACGCGCATGAGCTTCGGGTACACCTTCGTTGCGCTTGATCCGGACGGCAACCGGCTCCGTGTCTACAAGCTCGCGCAATGACCCAAAAGGGGTACGGCCCTGATCCGTTTCAGCGCCGTACTTTCAATAATTTAATTGACTCCGGATCGGTTTGGGATTAGCTTGTGGAAAACCCAGAGTTTGGCGTTGTTTACTCCCCCAAACGACTCCGAGGTGTAGTTGTGTGTTGTCCAAAATGCGATTCTGAAGCCCTTGCTACCGTCCCGGCCGAAATCCGCCTTTACAGGAACGGCCCCCGCACCCTCAGCCACCCACCCATGTCGCCGTCGCCTGACATTGTTGTCTGCCTCGACTGCGGCTGGAGCGAATTCTCTATCCCGAAAAGTTGGCTCTCCGCCGGATGGCTCAGTTCATTGCGGCCAGAGCCGCCAGCCCTGCCGGCACCGATCCCGTTCCCAGCAGTAGCGCGCTCCGCCTGACTCGCGACAAAACAAAAAGGCCCTCAGCTGAAGCTGAGGGCCTTTGAAGTTCAGCACTGGTGCACACGCATAACGAATCGGTGCGTGCCGCCTTGCAAATGTGCGCCTGCTGTGACATTCTCCTCCCGATTCCCTCAAAGGAGAATGATGGAAGCGAAGCAGAAGTTCCGCGCCGCACAGGTGTCCCTTTGTGTTGTTCTCACAGCGTTCGCGGACTGTCCGCTGCTCGGCCAGCAGCCCTCGCCGTCCTCCGATTCGGCGGCTACGAGCGCGCAGGATGACCCGCTCGTCGGCCTGAGTCCCGAGAATCGCGCTCTCTTCGATACGCTTCGCAAAGCGGCTCAACAGGGCGACGAGGCAAGTACACTGGCATCCGGCAAGAAGCTCCTGCCGGCCCTGACACCGGGCACTCGGCTATGCAACTTTGTCACCGGGCTCACCGCAGGTTCAGCGGTTGAGACGGGGGATACCGACTATGCCCTGACTCTTCTAAAGCCGCTCACCGAGGCAAACCCCGACGACTGGCGTTCGGCCTCTCTTCTGGCGCGAGCTTATGCGGAAAGCGGTGACAAGACGTCCCGCGACAGGCAGGTGGCTCATGTGATCGAGCTGCACAAGAAGAGCGCGGATCCAGACTTCGCAAAGCTGCATGTTTTCCCGATACAGAAGGTCGCGCTCCACTCCGGGTATGCCGTGTTTCTCTATCCGTTTGAGCCGTTGAAGCCGTACAACACGTATCTGCTGGCTCTGGTCTACTCGAAGGAAGACAAGCTGGATTATCGCCTTGAACTTGGTAGCGAGGACGCGGACCAGGCGTTTTTCAAGGCGAAGCATCCGGGCGAGAGGCGTTTCTCGATCGACTCATACAGGAGAGATGCCGGCAACGAGAACGGGCCGGAATCACAGGCTCTGCATGGGTTCATCGATGGGGTGTTCAACTACGACACTATGCGCGACCGCATGGTGCAAGCCGCGAACGATGTGAAACCGTCAGGCAAATAGCAAAAGGCCCCCAGCCGAAGCTGAGGGCCTTGATGTTTGGGTGAGGCTTTGGCGCCGAAGGCGCAGTTGGCCGCACCGCAGGTGCTTAGTACATGCCGTCCATGCCGCCGCCGTGGCCGCCGGCCGGAGCAGCCGACTTCGGCTCGGGCAGCTCAACCACCAGAGCTTCGGTGGTCAGCAGCAGTCCGGCGATCGAAGCCGCGTTCTGCAGAGCGGTGCGGGTCACCTTGGTCGGATCGATAACGCCCGACTTCACCAGGTCTTCGAACTGGCCGGTGGCCGCGTTGTAGCCGTGGTGGGCGTCCTTCGACTCCAGCACCTTGGCGACAACCACAGCACCCTCTTCGCCGGCGTTTGCGACGATCTGGCGCAGGGGCTCTTCGAGCGAGCGGAGCACGATCTGTGCACCGATCTTCTCATCGCCCGTGAGGGTGTCAATAAGCTTCTTCACAGCCGGGATGGTGCGGACCAGGGCCACGCCGCCGCCGGGGACAATGCCTTCCTCGACAGCCGCACGGGTGGCGTGCAGTGCATCTTCCACGCGAGCCTTCTTCTCCTTCAGCTCGGTCTCAGTTGCAGCTCCAACCTTGATGATGGCAACGCCGCCCACGAGCTTGGCGAGGCGCTCCTGCAGCTTTTCCTTGTCGTAGTCGGAGGTGGTCTTCTCGATCTGCGAGCGGATTTCCTTCACGCGGCCGTCGATGTCGGCAGCCTTGCCGGCGCCGTCCACGATCGTCGTGTTGTCCTTGTCGATGGTCACGCGCTTCGCACGGCCCAGGTCCTCGAGCTTCACGCCTTCCAGCTTGATGCCCAGGTCCTCAGTGATGGCCTTGCCGCCGGTGAGGATCGCGATGTCGCCGAGGATCGCCTTGCGGCGGTCGCCGAAGCCAGGAGCCTTCACAGCAGCAACATTCAGCGTGCCACGCAGCTTGTTGACGACGAGCGTAGCGAGTGCTTCGCCTTCCACGTCCTCAGCGATAATCAGGAGCGGCTTGCCGCCACGGGCAACCTGTTCCAGCAGGGGCAGCAGATCCTTCATCGCGCTGATCTTCTTCTCGTAGATCAGGATGTACGGATCGTCGAGAACAGCCTCGAGGCGCTCCGCATCGGTCACGAAGTAGGGGCTCAGGTAGCCGCGGTCGAACTGCATGCCGTCCACGGTTTCGAGGCCGGTGTGCATGGTCTTCGACTCTTCGATGGTGATGACGCCGTCCTTGCCCACAACCTTCACCGCGTGCGCAATAATCTCGCCGATCTCAGCATCGCCGTTGGCCGAGATGGTGCCAACCTGCGCAACCGAACCCTCGTCAACCGGCTTCGACAACTCGCCGAGCGCGCCGTGGTTGATGAACTTGCCTTCCTTGTCGCGGCTGCCCACGATGGTGGACACAGCCTTGTCGATGCCGCGCTTCAGCGCCGTCGGGTTCGCGCCTGCAGCCACCGTCTTCACGCCTTCGCGGAAGATGGCCTGAGCCAGAACCGTCGCAGTGGTGGTGCCGTCGCCGGCGACATCCGAGGTCTTCGAAGCGACTTCCTTTACGAGCTGCGCGCCGACGTTCTCGAGGGCGTCCTTCAGCTCGATCTCCTTGGCCACCGTCACGCCGTCCTTGGTGATGGTGGGCGAGCCAAACTTCTTCTCAATTACGACATTGCGGCCCTTGGGGCCGAGCGTTGCCTTCACGGCATCCGCGAGCGTGTTCACGCCGCGCAAAATCGCCTGGCGGGAATCCTCACCGTGCAGAATCTGCTTTGCCATTGCTCTCTCCTAAAACAGTGATCAGTGTTCAGTGAACAGTGATCAGTGATTCAATCTCTCAATCAGCTTTGGCCAGGATTCGAGGTCCAAGGTGGCGATGCTTCTGACCACTGACCACTGATCACTGACCACTGCGAGAACGCGCGAAGCGCGCTAGCGCTTGACGATGCCGAGGACTTCTTCCTCGCGCATGATCAGGAACTCTTCGCCGTCAATCTTGATTTCGGTGCCGGAGTACTTGCCGAACAGCACACGATCCCCCGCCTTCACATCAAGCGGGAAAACCTTGCCTTCGTCGTTGCTCTTGCCCTTGCCCACGGAGATTACTTCGCCTTCCTGCGGCTTCTCCTTGGCGCTGTCAGGGATGATGATTCCGCCACGGATGGTTTCGCCCTCTTCAAGACGGCGAACCAGAATGCGATCGTGGAGCGGGGTGAAGGTGGTCGTAACTGTTGCTGCCATTGCTTCGCTTCTCCTTCACACGCGATCGGCTCTACCTGCTGCCCGGTCGCGGAGTTTAAAATGGGATTTACTGCTGAACTCTGCGAACGCAACACGCTTCAGCGTGGCCAGGCGACCCGAAAGAAGCAGTCAGCCCGGGAGTCTGCTAGCACTCTTGCCTTCCAATTGCTAACATAGGCAACCCCGCGGACTCTTGTCAAGCCCCTTTGGGAGAATGTGAGTGAGATTCACTCATCTTTCATGACCCTGTAAGACTTTGGAGGTCCCGCTCTTGAAACTCGCTGCCGTCTTTGAAGGATGGGAAGGCTATCAACAGAGCCTCGAACACGCTATTAGCCCATTGAGCCCGGCTCAACTAGACTGGCGGCCGGCGCACCATCTTCGCTCTCTGGGCGAGGTGATCCGGCATATTGCTCTGGGCCGCATCACCTGGCTTGCCCGCATGCAGCCGCCTGAAATCGAGGTCGTAAGCTCCCAGGTCTCGCGCTGGCAGCAGGATGGCGACGGAGAGCAGCATGTGGACGAAACCGCTGTCCCCTCCGACAGCCCCGAAGTTCTGTCCCACTGGCTTGCGCTCTCCTGGCGGCCCATCCAGGCGTCTCTCGCCACCTGGTCCGTCGACGACCTCTTCCAGACCTATCCGCACCGATTCGACGGCAAGGTGTACTCCATATCGCGCCAGTGGACCCTCTGGCGTATCC from the Occallatibacter riparius genome contains:
- a CDS encoding helix-turn-helix transcriptional regulator; the encoded protein is MKSIAKAERLLHLLQTFRRHRYPVLGKDLAEELGVSLRTLYRDIAALITQGAKIDGSPGVGYLLRPGFLLPPLMLTQEEIEALVLGSRWVEQRGDPALQQAAKDLRAKVESILPTDLRQDMISSGLMIGPSRDKPMADRELALIRKAIRNESKLDMRYVDTADEETSRTVWPFALGWFDHALILAAWCELRQGYRHFRTDRIRQFTALGERYPRSRRALLQEWQANRGIPLEKTQRNPSAQSTRTADRI
- a CDS encoding VOC family protein → MATPNFIMLYVADAKSSADFYQTILGRKPVQYSEGYSMFVLDNGFRLGLWKRGTIDPPAEISAGSGELVFEETSDAAVDERFAEWTGQGTVVAQKPTRMSFGYTFVALDPDGNRLRVYKLAQ
- the groL gene encoding chaperonin GroEL (60 kDa chaperone family; promotes refolding of misfolded polypeptides especially under stressful conditions; forms two stacked rings of heptamers to form a barrel-shaped 14mer; ends can be capped by GroES; misfolded proteins enter the barrel where they are refolded when GroES binds); amino-acid sequence: MAKQILHGEDSRQAILRGVNTLADAVKATLGPKGRNVVIEKKFGSPTITKDGVTVAKEIELKDALENVGAQLVKEVASKTSDVAGDGTTTATVLAQAIFREGVKTVAAGANPTALKRGIDKAVSTIVGSRDKEGKFINHGALGELSKPVDEGSVAQVGTISANGDAEIGEIIAHAVKVVGKDGVITIEESKTMHTGLETVDGMQFDRGYLSPYFVTDAERLEAVLDDPYILIYEKKISAMKDLLPLLEQVARGGKPLLIIAEDVEGEALATLVVNKLRGTLNVAAVKAPGFGDRRKAILGDIAILTGGKAITEDLGIKLEGVKLEDLGRAKRVTIDKDNTTIVDGAGKAADIDGRVKEIRSQIEKTTSDYDKEKLQERLAKLVGGVAIIKVGAATETELKEKKARVEDALHATRAAVEEGIVPGGGVALVRTIPAVKKLIDTLTGDEKIGAQIVLRSLEEPLRQIVANAGEEGAVVVAKVLESKDAHHGYNAATGQFEDLVKSGVIDPTKVTRTALQNAASIAGLLLTTEALVVELPEPKSAAPAGGHGGGMDGMY
- a CDS encoding co-chaperone GroES; this translates as MAATVTTTFTPLHDRILVRRLEEGETIRGGIIIPDSAKEKPQEGEVISVGKGKSNDEGKVFPLDVKAGDRVLFGKYSGTEIKIDGEEFLIMREEEVLGIVKR
- a CDS encoding DinB family protein, producing the protein MKLAAVFEGWEGYQQSLEHAISPLSPAQLDWRPAHHLRSLGEVIRHIALGRITWLARMQPPEIEVVSSQVSRWQQDGDGEQHVDETAVPSDSPEVLSHWLALSWRPIQASLATWSVDDLFQTYPHRFDGKVYSISRQWTLWRILSHDHHHGGQIATMLAIQGISAHELRALGGHIVAPPLATE